A window of the Cicer arietinum cultivar CDC Frontier isolate Library 1 chromosome 6, Cicar.CDCFrontier_v2.0, whole genome shotgun sequence genome harbors these coding sequences:
- the LOC101508258 gene encoding ATP synthase small subunit 6, mitochondrial: MRKFDPWPVFFKREWKRNWPFLVGFAVTGAVITKLSLGFTEEDAKNSKFVQAHKR, translated from the exons ATGAGAAAGTTCGATCCATGGCCCGTTTTCTTCAAGCGAGAATGGAAACGTAACTGGCCATTCCTCGTTGGATTCGCAGTCACCGGAGCTGTTATCACCAAGTTATCTCTTGGCTTTACCG AGGAAGATGCTAAGAATTCGAAATTCGTTCAGGCGCACAAGAGGTAA